One genomic segment of Corynebacterium durum includes these proteins:
- a CDS encoding DUF445 domain-containing protein, giving the protein MEAMSDKAVDVAAQDRLAVPGPSPEVEAERRRVLRRYKAVATGLLLVAAAIYFACRWAEAQPGETATWVGFVRAAAEAGMIGGLADWFAVTALFRKPLGLPIPHTAIVRNKKDQIGESLSGFVGENFLNAELITQKVRAAGIPDRAGEWLSQPENAEKVSSEAGRLTANIVRALDPKDAEAVINTMLIDKLAQPEWAPPAGRLLEQLIEEGRTEPVVDEMVQWLHRKALGSEALITRILDERLPTWAPQFLNDVVGDKVYRELVQWTSAVSTDPNHEARHAIRRFLNNLARDLQEDPTMIQRVEDMKHDIMGSTPVQGLASALWASTSTTLIDAAENPDSLLRQKVAELAVSWGNNLRSDAELRESLDRRITGAAAFLADNYADEVTSIISETVERWDADEASDKIELMVGKDLQYIRLNGTVVGALAGLLIYTVSHLIFGA; this is encoded by the coding sequence ATGGAGGCTATGTCTGACAAAGCCGTTGATGTAGCTGCCCAGGATCGTCTGGCGGTGCCTGGTCCGTCGCCTGAGGTGGAGGCGGAGCGACGTCGAGTCCTACGCCGTTACAAGGCCGTGGCCACCGGATTGCTGCTGGTTGCAGCGGCGATTTATTTTGCCTGTCGGTGGGCTGAGGCGCAGCCAGGTGAGACGGCGACGTGGGTGGGATTTGTTCGCGCCGCGGCTGAGGCTGGGATGATTGGTGGTTTGGCGGACTGGTTTGCGGTGACGGCACTGTTCCGTAAGCCACTGGGGTTGCCGATTCCGCACACGGCGATTGTGCGGAATAAGAAGGACCAGATCGGGGAGTCGTTGAGCGGCTTTGTCGGTGAGAACTTCCTCAATGCGGAGTTGATTACCCAGAAGGTGCGTGCCGCTGGGATTCCTGATCGCGCGGGGGAGTGGCTGTCGCAACCCGAGAACGCGGAGAAGGTATCCAGCGAGGCGGGTCGACTGACGGCGAATATTGTGCGGGCGCTGGATCCGAAGGACGCGGAGGCAGTGATCAACACGATGTTGATTGATAAGCTTGCGCAACCCGAATGGGCGCCGCCTGCCGGCCGACTGTTGGAACAGCTCATTGAGGAAGGCCGCACCGAACCCGTCGTGGACGAAATGGTGCAGTGGCTGCATCGCAAAGCCCTGGGGAGCGAGGCGCTGATCACCCGCATCCTGGATGAGCGCCTGCCCACCTGGGCACCGCAGTTCCTGAACGACGTTGTGGGCGACAAGGTGTACCGAGAGCTGGTGCAATGGACCAGCGCCGTGTCCACCGACCCGAACCATGAGGCGCGCCACGCCATCCGCCGCTTCCTCAACAATCTCGCGCGTGACCTGCAGGAAGATCCCACAATGATCCAGCGCGTCGAGGACATGAAGCACGACATCATGGGGTCCACACCCGTGCAGGGGCTGGCCTCCGCGCTGTGGGCATCCACCTCCACCACGCTTATCGACGCCGCAGAAAACCCCGACTCCCTGCTCCGGCAGAAGGTCGCAGAACTCGCCGTCAGCTGGGGCAACAACCTGCGTTCCGACGCGGAGTTGCGGGAATCCCTGGACCGTCGTATCACCGGCGCGGCCGCATTCCTGGCGGATAACTACGCTGACGAGGTGACCTCCATCATCAGTGAAACCGTGGAACGCTGGGACGCTGACGAGGCCAGCGACAAGATCGAATTGATGGTGGGCAAAGACTTGCAGTACATTCGCCTCAACGGCACCGTTGTTGGCGCCCTCGCTGGTTTACTGATTTACACTGTGTCGCATCTGATCTTTGGTGCCTAA
- a CDS encoding ABC transporter ATP-binding protein yields MLLQALNLHKQYDDLPVLRGVNVDIHEGEFVAIIGQSGSGKTTLLHSLSGLTPIDRGDIFIGEHRITSKDAFSRRKRRRDAQRVAIAKLRRDHVGFIFQDLNLIESLNVEDNLRLPAKLAGVSVPDQEINDALDYVGLTGKAHAYPDQLSGGQRQRVAIARALVRKPQLLFADEPTGSLDVHTSAQVMDLLRATVTPHTALVMVTHSLDIAATADRVIILADGVNHAELRTPSVEELFHVMHG; encoded by the coding sequence ATGCTGCTCCAAGCGCTTAACCTGCACAAACAATACGACGACCTGCCGGTGCTGCGAGGCGTGAACGTCGACATTCACGAAGGCGAATTCGTGGCCATCATCGGGCAATCCGGGTCCGGCAAAACTACGCTTCTGCACAGTCTCAGCGGGCTCACCCCCATCGATCGTGGCGACATCTTCATCGGCGAACACCGCATCACCAGCAAAGACGCCTTTTCTCGCCGGAAACGACGCCGCGATGCCCAGCGGGTTGCCATAGCGAAACTGCGCCGCGACCACGTCGGATTCATCTTCCAAGACCTCAACCTCATCGAATCCCTCAACGTGGAAGACAACCTACGGCTGCCCGCCAAACTCGCCGGAGTTTCCGTCCCCGATCAGGAGATTAACGACGCCCTCGACTACGTCGGGCTCACAGGAAAAGCACATGCCTACCCCGACCAGCTCTCCGGTGGGCAACGGCAGCGCGTGGCTATTGCGCGTGCGCTGGTACGCAAACCCCAGTTGCTATTCGCAGATGAACCCACCGGATCGCTCGACGTGCACACCAGCGCGCAGGTCATGGATCTGCTGCGGGCAACCGTCACGCCGCACACGGCGCTGGTGATGGTCACCCATAGTCTCGACATTGCCGCCACCGCTGACCGGGTGATCATCCTCGCCGATGGTGTCAACCACGCCGAGCTGCGCACACCCAGCGTGGAGGAGCTGTTTCATGTGATGCATGGGTGA
- a CDS encoding DUF2516 family protein codes for MLYANYVTLAVWGLMQIVAICGVVGAVQVGMTREDAFRAADRQSKWAWLGLLLGSAFVSSMGLAYLSFMAIIGVVIIGIYWFDVRPQIKDILSGNYQW; via the coding sequence GTGCTCTACGCAAACTATGTCACCCTGGCCGTGTGGGGGCTTATGCAGATCGTCGCTATCTGCGGTGTTGTCGGCGCGGTGCAAGTCGGCATGACCCGGGAAGACGCATTCCGCGCAGCCGACCGCCAATCCAAATGGGCGTGGCTGGGTCTGCTGCTGGGTTCCGCATTCGTCTCATCCATGGGATTGGCTTACCTGTCATTCATGGCGATTATCGGCGTTGTGATCATCGGTATCTACTGGTTTGACGTGCGCCCCCAGATTAAGGACATTTTGAGTGGTAACTATCAGTGGTAG
- a CDS encoding alpha/beta fold hydrolase, translated as MRNLRTIIAAVAASASLAAMATVSIPAQAEPVKRPAITQEDCPEYVNKPGTSCGRMDVPMDYSNPDGKKISVGFIKAAATKPEKRRGVLFINPGGPGGSVYHQFTTVEGYPDTTPRWPKEVREEWDIVGVQPRGLEGSTKLECEEVNAGPIDQIQRSGGLIKDACDAKMPGYAATLTTENTARDWDQVRQAMREEKISIYGNSYGTVLGSMYATTFPEHTDKVVLDSGYNPDNDHSEQVDGFRKAAHDFFGWVSQHDDVYHMGTTPRAVYKSWAERVRQETGVTPTFPPPAAEEEDLPDALGSTGSIGTEAMTRVDPTAVKAEGLLTQLTHPGSKQNQSASMQLLSMGLSQPALWPWVAGKLSSAEPVTLPDKVLEALSEVGNMPLMVECNDRAHPVHLDRMISGLWGQTVIGDPFSDIDLTSSGMTCSGITPEHPAPDITGEKLAVRPLQIQGTSDPNTPYETFNKMATAMRSHVLTVDGPGHVQISTDNPQLGPVITEYLRTGTVNQTRIPGTDPKPER; from the coding sequence ATGCGAAACCTCAGAACAATCATTGCAGCTGTTGCTGCGTCAGCGAGTCTTGCCGCGATGGCTACTGTATCCATTCCGGCGCAGGCCGAACCTGTAAAACGACCAGCGATTACGCAGGAAGACTGCCCAGAATACGTCAACAAGCCTGGCACAAGTTGCGGACGGATGGACGTTCCCATGGACTACTCCAACCCGGATGGCAAGAAAATCAGCGTTGGCTTTATCAAGGCCGCAGCCACCAAACCAGAAAAACGCCGAGGTGTGCTGTTTATTAACCCCGGCGGTCCGGGCGGCTCGGTGTACCACCAGTTCACCACTGTGGAGGGTTATCCTGATACTACGCCTCGCTGGCCTAAAGAGGTGCGGGAAGAATGGGACATTGTGGGAGTGCAGCCGCGCGGTCTGGAGGGGTCCACCAAGCTGGAATGCGAAGAGGTCAACGCTGGTCCCATCGATCAGATCCAGCGCTCTGGTGGATTGATCAAGGATGCGTGTGACGCGAAAATGCCGGGCTATGCCGCGACGCTGACCACGGAGAACACTGCCCGTGACTGGGATCAAGTGCGTCAGGCCATGAGAGAGGAGAAGATCTCCATCTACGGCAATTCCTACGGAACAGTCCTGGGATCGATGTACGCAACCACATTCCCAGAGCACACCGACAAGGTGGTACTGGATTCCGGCTACAACCCTGATAACGACCATTCTGAGCAAGTTGATGGATTCCGCAAAGCCGCTCATGATTTTTTCGGTTGGGTCTCTCAGCACGATGACGTCTACCACATGGGAACGACACCACGAGCTGTGTACAAGTCCTGGGCAGAGCGGGTGAGGCAGGAAACCGGTGTGACCCCAACATTTCCGCCGCCAGCTGCCGAGGAAGAGGACCTGCCGGACGCGCTAGGCTCCACTGGAAGCATCGGTACCGAGGCTATGACCAGGGTGGATCCGACGGCAGTGAAGGCCGAAGGGTTGCTGACGCAGTTGACGCACCCCGGTTCGAAACAAAACCAGTCCGCGTCCATGCAGCTTCTCAGTATGGGACTGAGTCAGCCTGCTCTGTGGCCGTGGGTTGCTGGAAAACTGTCCAGCGCCGAGCCAGTGACACTTCCCGACAAAGTCTTGGAAGCCCTGAGTGAAGTAGGGAACATGCCCCTCATGGTGGAGTGCAACGACCGCGCCCACCCCGTTCACCTCGACAGGATGATTTCGGGACTATGGGGCCAGACCGTCATTGGAGACCCTTTCTCCGATATAGACCTGACCTCCAGCGGCATGACGTGTTCCGGCATCACCCCAGAGCACCCGGCCCCGGATATTACGGGCGAGAAGTTGGCTGTACGGCCTTTGCAAATCCAGGGCACTAGTGACCCGAACACCCCGTATGAGACATTCAACAAGATGGCCACCGCCATGCGCAGTCACGTACTCACCGTCGATGGCCCAGGTCACGTGCAAATTAGTACCGATAACCCCCAGTTGGGTCCCGTTATTACCGAGTACCTGCGCACCGGAACTGTGAACCAGACCCGCATTCCTGGGACCGACCCGAAGCCAGAGCGCTAG
- a CDS encoding succinate dehydrogenase/fumarate reductase iron-sulfur subunit encodes MKLHLKIWRQAGPTAEGHFESIDVDDAVPQMSILELLDHVNEGLIEAGKEPFAFASDCREGICGTCGLNVNGRPHGPEKNKPSCHQRLVSYSDGDTLEIEPLRSAAYPVIKDMIVDRSALDRVMQQGGYVSVNAGTAPDADTLHMNHQTAELALDHAACIGCGACVAACPNGAAHLFTGAKLVHLSLMPLGKEERGKRARKMVDEVETNFGPCSLYGECADVCPAGIPLTAVAAINKERARAALSAKDH; translated from the coding sequence ATGAAACTGCATCTTAAGATTTGGCGCCAAGCCGGTCCGACCGCTGAAGGACACTTCGAGTCCATTGATGTGGACGACGCTGTCCCACAGATGTCCATCCTGGAACTCCTTGACCACGTCAACGAGGGGCTGATCGAAGCTGGCAAAGAACCCTTCGCATTTGCATCCGACTGCCGTGAAGGCATCTGCGGAACCTGTGGCCTCAATGTCAACGGACGCCCCCACGGCCCAGAGAAAAACAAGCCCTCCTGCCACCAACGTCTGGTGAGCTACAGCGATGGCGACACCCTGGAAATCGAGCCGCTGCGCTCCGCAGCGTACCCGGTGATCAAAGACATGATCGTGGATCGCTCCGCACTGGACCGCGTCATGCAGCAAGGCGGCTACGTGTCCGTCAACGCGGGTACTGCGCCCGACGCTGACACCCTGCACATGAACCACCAAACCGCCGAACTGGCGCTGGACCACGCAGCCTGCATCGGCTGTGGTGCCTGCGTCGCAGCTTGCCCCAACGGTGCTGCACACCTGTTCACTGGTGCCAAGTTGGTTCACCTCTCCCTCATGCCGCTGGGCAAGGAAGAGCGAGGAAAGCGTGCACGCAAGATGGTGGACGAAGTTGAAACCAACTTCGGACCCTGCTCCCTCTACGGCGAATGTGCTGACGTTTGCCCGGCAGGCATCCCCCTGACTGCGGTTGCGGCGATCAACAAGGAGCGGGCACGTGCTGCCCTTTCCGCCAAGGACCACTAA
- a CDS encoding succinate dehydrogenase cytochrome b subunit, whose translation MTVKYDDRDAIAHGKITEKPLRERPKFPTWALKLTMAITGLIFGGFVLIHMIGNLKVFMPKHDDGHYPIDQYGEFLREVGYPLIPHEGVLWIFRITLLASLILHVYGAFAITGRAHQSRGKIRRTNLMGGLNSFTARTMIVTGIVLLAFIIFHILDLTMGVAPAASDTFEHGAIYANLVASFSRWPVAIFYIIAMVVLFLHLTHGIWTAVSDLGITGKRTRAVLLFVSYLVPAMVMVGNISIPLAIACGWIS comes from the coding sequence ATGACTGTTAAATATGACGACCGTGACGCAATCGCTCACGGCAAAATTACTGAAAAACCGCTCCGCGAGCGGCCCAAGTTCCCGACCTGGGCACTGAAGCTCACCATGGCCATCACTGGCCTGATTTTTGGTGGGTTCGTGCTGATCCACATGATTGGTAACTTGAAAGTCTTCATGCCCAAGCATGACGACGGCCACTACCCGATCGACCAGTACGGTGAATTCCTGCGCGAGGTCGGTTACCCCCTCATTCCGCACGAGGGCGTGCTGTGGATCTTCCGCATCACCCTTCTTGCTTCCTTGATCCTGCACGTCTACGGAGCGTTCGCCATCACCGGGCGTGCACACCAATCCCGCGGTAAGATCCGCCGCACCAACCTCATGGGTGGCCTGAACTCCTTTACTGCCCGCACCATGATTGTCACCGGCATTGTGCTGCTGGCGTTCATCATCTTCCACATCCTGGATCTCACCATGGGTGTCGCTCCTGCGGCGTCCGACACGTTCGAACACGGTGCTATCTACGCCAACCTGGTGGCAAGTTTCAGTCGCTGGCCCGTGGCCATCTTCTACATCATTGCCATGGTGGTGCTGTTCCTGCACCTCACGCACGGTATCTGGACCGCTGTGAGCGACCTGGGTATCACCGGCAAGCGCACTCGTGCGGTTCTCCTGTTCGTGTCGTACCTGGTTCCCGCCATGGTCATGGTCGGCAACATTTCCATCCCGCTCGCAATTGCATGCGGCTGGATTAGTTAG
- a CDS encoding fumarate reductase/succinate dehydrogenase flavoprotein subunit — MSTHSETTPRPEFTAPASCVDGVTIGSVLSANAPVGVPSKDAWEWQKDHYNLVSPLNRRKFRIIVIGTGLAGAGAAAALGELGYDVKAFTYHDAPRRAHSIAAQGGVNSARGKKVDNDGAYRHVKDTVKGGDYRGREIDCWRLAYESVRVIDHMNAIGAPFAREYGGTLATRSFGGVQVSRTYYTRGQTGQQLQLSAAAALQRQIHLGSVEIFTHNEMVDVIVKEDENGVKRCHGAVMRNLINGELTAHTGHAVILATGGYGNVYYMSTLAKNSNASAIMRAYDQGAYMASPSFIQFHPTGLPVNSEWQSKTILMSESLRNDGRVWSPKEPKDDRDPNTIPEEERDYFLERRYPAFGNLVPRDVASRAISQQINSGLGVGPLHNSAYLDFRDAIERLGKDTIKERYSNLFQMYEEAIGEDPYTTPMRIAPTCHFTMGGLWTDFNEMTSIQGLFAAGEASWTYHGANRLGANSLLSASVDGWFTLPFSVPNYLGPLLGTERMADNDPVVIEAVNRAQARIDKLMSINGNHGPEYFHRKLGDILYFSCGVARNKKDLASGIEKIRELRKDFWSNLRITGEPHEMNQVLEYANRVADYIELGELMCVDALDRDESCGAHFRDDHLSDEGEAERDDDNWCFVSAWEPGGPNKYIRHAEPLYFEAIPLQTRNYK, encoded by the coding sequence ATGAGCACTCACTCTGAAACCACCCCCCGTCCCGAGTTCACCGCTCCCGCTTCGTGCGTTGATGGCGTGACCATCGGGTCGGTTCTGAGCGCCAACGCGCCCGTCGGTGTGCCCTCCAAGGATGCTTGGGAGTGGCAAAAAGACCACTACAACCTGGTGTCCCCGCTGAACCGTCGTAAGTTCCGCATTATTGTTATCGGTACCGGCCTGGCTGGTGCTGGTGCTGCCGCAGCCCTCGGCGAACTCGGATACGATGTCAAAGCCTTCACCTACCACGATGCACCCCGTCGTGCACACTCCATCGCCGCACAGGGCGGTGTGAACTCCGCTCGTGGTAAGAAGGTGGATAACGACGGCGCGTACCGTCACGTCAAAGACACCGTCAAGGGCGGCGACTACCGCGGCCGTGAAATCGACTGCTGGCGTCTGGCCTACGAATCCGTTCGCGTCATCGACCACATGAACGCCATCGGTGCCCCCTTCGCCCGCGAATACGGCGGCACCCTGGCCACCCGTTCCTTCGGTGGTGTGCAGGTCTCCCGCACCTACTACACCCGTGGACAGACAGGTCAGCAGCTGCAGCTGTCCGCTGCTGCGGCACTACAACGCCAAATCCACCTCGGATCCGTGGAGATATTCACCCACAACGAGATGGTTGATGTAATCGTCAAGGAAGACGAAAACGGCGTGAAGCGCTGCCACGGTGCGGTGATGCGTAACCTCATCAATGGTGAGCTGACCGCGCACACTGGCCACGCAGTCATCCTGGCCACCGGCGGCTACGGCAATGTGTACTACATGTCCACGCTGGCAAAGAACTCGAACGCTTCCGCCATCATGCGTGCCTACGACCAAGGTGCCTACATGGCATCCCCGTCGTTCATTCAGTTCCACCCGACCGGTCTGCCGGTCAACTCGGAATGGCAGTCCAAGACCATCCTCATGTCCGAGTCGCTGCGTAACGACGGCCGCGTCTGGTCCCCGAAGGAGCCCAAAGACGACCGCGACCCGAACACCATCCCCGAGGAGGAGCGCGACTACTTCCTGGAGCGCCGTTACCCGGCCTTCGGTAACCTGGTGCCCCGCGACGTCGCCTCCCGCGCCATTTCCCAGCAGATCAACTCTGGCCTGGGCGTTGGACCACTGCACAACTCGGCGTACCTGGACTTCCGTGACGCCATCGAGCGTCTGGGTAAAGACACCATCAAAGAGCGCTACTCCAACCTCTTCCAGATGTACGAAGAGGCCATCGGTGAGGACCCCTACACCACGCCCATGCGCATCGCCCCCACCTGCCACTTCACCATGGGTGGCCTGTGGACCGACTTCAACGAAATGACCTCCATTCAAGGTCTTTTTGCTGCTGGTGAGGCATCCTGGACCTACCACGGCGCTAACCGCCTGGGTGCAAACTCCCTGCTCTCTGCATCCGTGGACGGCTGGTTCACCCTCCCATTCTCTGTGCCGAACTACCTCGGCCCGCTGCTGGGTACCGAGCGTATGGCTGACAACGACCCCGTAGTCATTGAGGCAGTCAACCGCGCTCAGGCCCGCATCGACAAGCTGATGAGCATCAACGGCAACCACGGTCCTGAATACTTCCACCGCAAGCTTGGAGACATCCTGTACTTCTCCTGCGGTGTGGCACGTAACAAGAAGGACCTGGCTTCTGGCATTGAGAAGATCCGCGAACTCCGCAAGGACTTCTGGTCTAACCTGCGCATCACCGGCGAACCCCACGAGATGAACCAGGTGCTGGAGTACGCCAACCGCGTTGCCGACTACATCGAACTCGGCGAACTCATGTGTGTTGACGCACTCGACCGCGACGAGTCCTGTGGTGCCCACTTCCGTGACGATCACCTTTCTGATGAAGGCGAAGCCGAGCGTGACGACGACAACTGGTGCTTCGTATCCGCCTGGGAACCCGGCGGCCCCAACAAGTACATCCGCCACGCTGAGCCGCTCTACTTCGAAGCGATCCCGCTGCAGACAAGGAACTACAAGTAA
- the lpdA gene encoding dihydrolipoyl dehydrogenase → MTEHFDLVVLGAGPGGYVSAIRAAQLGLKVAVVEKQYWGGVCLNVGCIPSKALLKNAELAHTFNHEAKTFGISGDVSFDFGAAHDRSRKVSSGIVKGVHFLMKKNKITEIDGFGSFTDAHTMQITDGKDAGKTVTFDNCIIATGSVVRSLPGVEIGGNIVSFEEQILTRDLPKSMVIVGAGAIGMEFAYVLSNYGVDVTIVEFMDRVLPNEDADVSKEIAKQYKKLGVKLLTGYKTTAIRDNGTLVEVDVESKDGSKSETLKVDRVMVSIGFAPRVEGYGLEKTGVKLTDRGAIEIDERMRTNVPGIYAIGDVTAKLQLAHVAEAQGVVAAETIAGAETMELGDYMMMPRATFCNPQVASFGYTEEKAREIAAAEGREVKVATFPFSANGKAQGLGESAGFVKIIADAEFGELLGAHMVGSGVSELLPQLTLAQRFDLTAEEIGRNVHTHPTLSEAMKEAAEGVGGHMINF, encoded by the coding sequence GTGACTGAACATTTTGATCTTGTTGTACTTGGCGCTGGCCCTGGTGGCTACGTCTCCGCTATCCGTGCAGCCCAGCTTGGGCTGAAAGTTGCTGTTGTAGAGAAGCAGTACTGGGGTGGGGTGTGCTTGAACGTGGGGTGCATTCCCTCCAAGGCGTTGCTTAAAAACGCTGAACTAGCACATACCTTCAACCATGAGGCCAAGACTTTTGGCATTTCAGGTGATGTTTCCTTCGATTTCGGTGCAGCGCACGACCGTTCCCGCAAGGTCTCTTCGGGGATTGTCAAAGGTGTGCACTTTTTGATGAAGAAGAACAAGATCACCGAGATCGATGGTTTTGGCTCCTTCACAGACGCCCACACCATGCAGATTACTGATGGTAAAGACGCAGGTAAAACTGTTACGTTCGATAACTGCATCATTGCCACCGGTTCCGTGGTGCGCTCCCTGCCTGGCGTGGAGATCGGCGGTAATATCGTCTCCTTCGAGGAGCAGATTCTTACCCGCGACCTGCCGAAATCAATGGTCATTGTGGGTGCCGGTGCGATCGGTATGGAGTTCGCTTACGTGCTGTCCAACTACGGCGTGGACGTGACCATCGTAGAGTTTATGGACCGCGTTCTCCCCAACGAGGACGCTGACGTCTCCAAGGAAATCGCCAAGCAGTACAAAAAACTTGGTGTGAAACTTCTCACTGGATACAAGACCACCGCGATTCGTGACAACGGCACCCTCGTTGAGGTGGATGTGGAATCCAAGGACGGCTCGAAGTCTGAAACCCTCAAGGTCGACCGTGTGATGGTTTCCATCGGCTTTGCCCCGCGCGTGGAGGGCTACGGCCTGGAAAAGACTGGTGTGAAGCTCACCGACCGTGGTGCCATTGAGATCGACGAGCGCATGCGCACCAACGTCCCCGGCATCTACGCCATTGGCGATGTCACCGCGAAGCTGCAGTTGGCGCACGTTGCGGAAGCACAGGGTGTGGTAGCTGCGGAAACCATCGCAGGTGCGGAAACCATGGAGCTTGGGGATTACATGATGATGCCCCGCGCTACCTTCTGCAATCCCCAGGTCGCATCCTTCGGCTACACGGAGGAAAAGGCCCGCGAGATCGCTGCTGCTGAAGGCCGTGAGGTGAAGGTTGCGACTTTCCCGTTCTCGGCCAACGGCAAGGCTCAGGGCCTCGGCGAATCCGCTGGTTTTGTGAAGATCATTGCCGATGCTGAGTTCGGCGAGCTGCTGGGTGCACACATGGTTGGCTCCGGCGTGTCCGAGCTGCTGCCACAGTTGACGCTCGCCCAGCGTTTCGATCTCACCGCTGAGGAAATTGGCCGCAACGTCCATACCCACCCAACCCTATCTGAGGCGATGAAGGAGGCGGCTGAGGGCGTCGGCGGCCACATGATCAACTTTTGA
- a CDS encoding DUF6767 domain-containing protein has product MCVPGATGPHDCTLVALVREDPDLPNTGQQWIRGRR; this is encoded by the coding sequence CTGTGTGTTCCCGGGGCAACGGGTCCGCATGACTGCACGCTTGTTGCCTTGGTCCGGGAGGACCCGGACCTACCTAATACGGGGCAACAGTGGATTCGTGGGCGTCGATAA
- a CDS encoding short-chain fatty acyl-CoA regulator family protein, translating into MGKTYVGSRLRQLRRDYDLSQASLAATLGLSASYVNQIEHDVRPLTDPVLNRITSAFDVDATFFSRDDNSRLLAEVQDAMLDKDLYPTPMDVHELAELVDNHPAIARAVVAMHQRYRNTRTALALADGLDWNDLHTATPIGASCYVCTREDCAQRAYPPIHRPLLIDAHESTVAPY; encoded by the coding sequence ATGGGAAAGACCTACGTTGGCTCCAGGCTCCGGCAGCTGCGCCGCGACTATGACCTGAGCCAGGCATCACTCGCCGCCACCCTCGGACTCTCGGCCAGCTACGTCAACCAGATTGAACACGACGTCCGTCCCCTCACCGACCCCGTCCTCAACCGCATCACCAGCGCCTTTGATGTGGATGCTACGTTCTTCTCCCGCGACGACAACTCCCGGCTCCTTGCCGAAGTACAGGACGCCATGCTGGACAAAGACCTGTACCCCACTCCCATGGATGTCCACGAACTCGCAGAGCTGGTGGATAACCACCCCGCGATCGCCCGCGCAGTGGTCGCCATGCACCAGCGCTATCGCAACACCCGCACCGCTCTGGCCTTGGCCGACGGCCTCGACTGGAACGACCTGCACACCGCCACCCCCATCGGTGCCAGCTGTTACGTGTGCACGCGCGAGGACTGCGCGCAGCGCGCCTACCCCCCGATACATCGCCCCCTACTTATCGACGCCCACGAATCCACTGTTGCCCCGTATTAG